Proteins encoded within one genomic window of Gammaproteobacteria bacterium:
- a CDS encoding phage portal protein yields the protein MSWFSKLRRGMFGGPSPTYDGIGGGRRAIAWQVGNPGAVAALAFTQNELRAKSRDLVRRNAWAAAGVEAFVANAIGTGIKPQSMLSDNALREAIHALWWEWCSDADAAGLTDFYGLQALACRAMLEGGEALVRLRYRRPKDGLAVGLQLQLLEPEHLPTTMNLELPSGNVVRAGIEFDRLGRRVAYHLYRSHPGDGALAPMSGTGGMDTVRVPASEIIHLFRPLRPGQIRGEPWLARALVKLNELDQYDDAELVRKKTAAMFAGFITRLAPEDTLMGEGLADANGVSLAGLEPGTMQLLEPGEDVKFSQPADVGASYAEFLRMQFRAVAAAMGITYEMLTGDLTQVNYSSIRAGLLEFRRRCEAIQHGVIVHQLCRPIWRAWMEQAALEGALDLPGFVERKREYLAAKWIPQGWQWVDPKKEFDAMLIAIRAGLLSRSEAISAFGYDAEDIDREIAADNQRADELGLVFDSDPRHDKAPIATAAPAPAQEPQDN from the coding sequence ATGAGCTGGTTCTCCAAACTTCGGCGCGGCATGTTTGGCGGCCCGTCGCCGACTTACGACGGTATCGGCGGTGGTCGACGTGCGATCGCCTGGCAGGTCGGAAATCCTGGTGCCGTTGCCGCGCTGGCCTTCACCCAGAACGAGCTCCGCGCCAAAAGCCGCGATCTGGTGCGACGCAACGCGTGGGCGGCCGCCGGCGTGGAGGCCTTCGTCGCCAACGCGATCGGCACGGGGATCAAGCCGCAGTCGATGCTTTCGGACAACGCACTGCGGGAAGCCATTCACGCCCTCTGGTGGGAGTGGTGCAGCGATGCCGATGCAGCCGGCTTGACAGACTTCTACGGCCTGCAAGCACTCGCCTGCCGGGCAATGCTGGAAGGCGGAGAGGCTCTGGTGCGGCTGCGCTATCGCCGACCCAAAGACGGTCTGGCGGTTGGTCTCCAGCTCCAGCTGCTGGAACCCGAACACTTGCCCACGACGATGAACCTGGAGCTACCTTCCGGCAACGTGGTTCGGGCCGGCATCGAGTTCGATCGGCTCGGCCGCCGCGTCGCCTACCACCTGTATCGCTCGCACCCCGGTGATGGCGCCTTGGCGCCGATGTCCGGCACGGGTGGCATGGACACCGTGCGCGTGCCTGCCTCCGAGATCATCCACCTGTTCCGTCCGCTGCGCCCTGGCCAGATCCGGGGCGAGCCGTGGTTGGCGCGGGCGCTGGTCAAACTCAATGAGCTGGATCAGTACGACGACGCCGAACTGGTGCGCAAAAAGACGGCGGCGATGTTCGCGGGCTTCATCACCCGCCTGGCGCCCGAGGACACCCTCATGGGCGAAGGGCTGGCGGACGCCAACGGCGTGTCCCTGGCAGGACTGGAACCCGGGACCATGCAGTTACTGGAACCTGGCGAGGACGTGAAATTCAGCCAACCGGCAGACGTCGGTGCCAGCTACGCCGAATTTCTGCGCATGCAGTTCCGGGCCGTCGCTGCCGCGATGGGCATCACTTACGAGATGCTCACCGGTGATCTGACGCAGGTGAACTATTCGTCAATCCGCGCCGGATTGCTGGAGTTTCGTCGCCGCTGCGAAGCGATCCAGCATGGCGTGATCGTCCACCAGCTCTGCCGCCCGATCTGGCGCGCATGGATGGAACAGGCTGCGCTCGAAGGTGCACTCGATCTGCCGGGCTTTGTCGAACGCAAGCGGGAATACCTGGCCGCGAAGTGGATTCCGCAGGGCTGGCAGTGGGTAGATCCGAAGAAGGAGTTCGACGCGATGCTCATCGCGATTCGCGCCGGACTGCTCTCACGTTCCGAAGCAATTTCCGCCTTCGGCTACGACGCTGAAGACATCGACCGCGAGATCGCGGCCGACAACCAACGTGCCGATGAGCTGGGGCTGGTCTTCGACTCCGACCCGCGCCACGACAAAGCGCCCATCGCGACGGCCGCCCCGGCTCCGGCGCAAGAACCCCAGGACAACTGA